One genomic window of Daphnia pulex isolate KAP4 chromosome 10, ASM2113471v1 includes the following:
- the LOC124203590 gene encoding uncharacterized protein LOC124203590 isoform X9, which produces MADGWIPADNGGAHKDLRRRISNSAQSLNRFVRLPKPKKCRSWGRQLLRRWSSSGASLFGGFFASTPSAGGSCGRSDVRNPDSPPRSLDADVFASLSSDYVHFGTATPPPKPPRVRRWSTVSDGSCPTDCEGSLTSVQSSGLLQEEEEERRLLFLRFQLAAGAAGCCSSVELSVGPADGVGQSSGAVADDVGEEIQGAESLRTSGDETHPSGADEEDDDDQHDDGSSNGHDWIVTKRKLLRPLSPPPATSHHHTHGDFRLEDARLLWLGWRLGRPETKPVISERERGLLQRANSLNIHISQLQRNQRILSSENEQLKRQMEMERERPAGQLQRERERQQELQLLRRKNAELAMQTKKLEEKVRSLEKKSKELPAINGERTQQVVTMSRERSIDNKLQPQVHHQQQQQQQQAKQTTNALRWREKEVEMQNRLTEREKEIGRLKEKLRDLTKKLQQEQQHYNSKESLQTQQNGVEWTILSQGSRELEGLLKLVSKERLQLERNFVLATQGLQRSAELDVTRYSALEATNVQLRRQVEQLELLCKEQAEAAQQLSKRQQDREVLAERLKAKTEYSQDLENQLSKVIDKNAELTIENCDLKKQAQELHQFETECQTLRSSLNTVESQCQAAQSEVAQLKEKMAGLDHVLRQMREAAEKKKELEKQHGESVNELRTAQAQLGLLASNKNTEVERAQHSQNIESLQSRIRELERKMELQNVRHDELLLELAALRRNQHHHHSNSSGAGSSHHGSSQSLGATFDLDSRGSSPDSLRYLANGAGSVTRTTPLGQSASNLDALLEMDLAVSNYNLGKSLSQPVVSTSSMSKLTGINSGGSSSSSSHHHSDIERIMAKIEQDNRVLAELEKSRATITVSQEKGKTVTFASDDMVLHYGGQNRHRRKSTPASLNRTPLLHHHHQQQHQMIQQQPQYHQPSATALLLQQQQHHHLRFSPPVSAHLRHWLAPGIETSKKSSGYSSHNGASGSAGQSMSPSLYGSTSSSVGLTSTLTNTSSMFFPASGSGSNTTAVSTAAADLAHTLSLGVAQQQQHHNSSLVSGGLRSTLTAPGSGGGGSMASMLHPPLSPLSLPALPLDAHSAHSLLHTVPLHSFRHPEPESSADMLEIPGKGRCYVYLAKYTYDPFSQSPNDNPEAEVSLAAGDYVLVWGTMDEDGFYEGELLDGRKGLVPSNFIQRLQGEDLVEFHRAAVLGLQICGDDSSTTSLPRDLLGVSPNHLASVGGGGVGNSSRAGHPSHPSIHQLPSHPQHQQQHQQLQQQQHQLQQQQQQQQGLPHQQPIAANEPIDQAHMPAAGSSQVAFHSPASRSRGINQYDAARQALDWGLMELQEFLEDEELALGVKGEGPDWLFLSLLVPPPRQLTLERQLNKSILIGWNHPEGAPPESGQIASYHVYVDGILRTTIRAGDRCRALIEGVDSSKPHRISVRSVTLRRRASLDAACTMVIGKEVPSAPTCVRVSHVTATSALISWLPANSNYQHVVCVNHVEVRTVKPGIFRHTISGLSPNTIYRVTVKAKNIRSPHFNTMDETTAKYAEKYCTHVEFRTLPKGVPDPPVDVQVELGPQDGTLLVTWLPVTINSQSGKSNGVPVTGYAVYADGRKVTEVDSPTGDHALLDISSFMGLQAKHVTVRTKARESQSGDSVPTPVPIDLIKNRGGNRNDDVQCPVNNNEMVVDETDVVEHSFGPSEDIVGLWNLSLLASIKDTLESDERPSELSDIAEEPEEYQDCSSDGEMMNETSRGSNNIGRRNFMEQSNNGRGQQGGGGMIQRNQYLNPSMPGPIPSIEITKDTASERSGDSYRGRDGQQGMYDRNKSLPANRNPQMVGGPRNVQGQQQQQQGRDNYYASTTGRNQQQQQNDGYYDQPGNRRGPVARGGNGRQPPMQQQTRIFVALFDYDPPTMSPNPDACDEELPFREGQLIKVRGDKDADGFYWGEVAGRSGYVPCNMVSEVQVDDERVAQELLKESGADGPSHSRTRRNLRAQGQPGHGRDRWGDIYANMPVKRMIALYDYDPQELSPNVDAEVELSFQTGDIIYVYGDMDDDGFYLGELRGQRGLVPSNFLTEAPPDYDPSQPRHKRGGQQQQQQSANMNDKSGGGGQMMQDRGRDSSYYGGNRSRERMDHDRMDPRDGRGMSGAEGPPPPPRTTNHRPSDNSRDRRSDVYSPDRHEGRSMAAVGRDGNNPINNQRFYAEDSFSDVDDRFKDRIRWITPTTTEWQIPCNNNYRA; this is translated from the exons atggctgaCGGATGGATTCCGGCGGACAATGGAGGAGCCCACAAGGATCTCAGGAGGAGGATCTCGAATTCGGCCCAAAGTTTGAACCGATTCGTCCGGCTGCCCAAACCCAAAAAGTGTCGATCGTGGGGCCGTCAGTTGTTGCGACGCTGGTCCAGCAGCGGTGCCAGTCTTTTCGGAGGATTTTTCGCTTCCACTCCGTCGGCCGGTGGATCCTGCGGGAGGAGTGACGTGAGGAATCCGGATTCTCCTCCTCGGTCGCTGGACGCGGATGTTTTCGCTTCGCTGTCGTCGGATTACGTCCACTTTGGGACGGCCACGCCCCCTCCTAAGCCTCCGCGAGTCCGTCGGTGGTCGACAGTCAGCGATGGATCCTGCCCAACCGACTGTGAAGGATCGCTCACTTCTGTGCAGTCGAGCGGATTACtgcaagaggaggaggaggagcgacggttgttgtttttaaggTTCCAGCTGGCGGCGGGCGCAGCTGGATGTTGTTCCAGCGTCGAGTTGTCGGTTGGGCCGGCAGATGGCGTCGGCCAATCCTCAGGTGCCGTCGCCGACGACGTGGGAGAAGAAATCCAAGGGGCGGAGTCATTGCGGACGAGTGGCGATGAAACGCATCCATCCGGTgcggatgaagaagatgacgacgaccAGCACGacgacggcagcagcaacggccACGACTGGATCGtcacgaaaagaaaactgtTGCGTCCATTATCACCGCCGCCGGCCACCTCTCACCACCACACCCACGGTGACTTCCGCTTGGAGGACGCCCGTCTCTTGTGGCTGGGCTGGCGACTAGGCCGTCCGGAG aCGAAGCCGGTGATATCGGAACGAGAGCGCGGACTATTGCAACGGGCCAACAGCCTCAATATCCACATCAGTCAGCTGCAACGGAACCAACGGATCTTGTCCAGCGAGAATGAGCAATTG AAACGTCAAATGGAGATGGAAAGAGAGCGGCCGGCCGGCCAGCTGCAACGGGAACGTGAGCGTCAGCAAGAGCTGCAACTGCTGCGCAGGAAAAATGCCGAGCTGGCCATGCAGACGAAGAAACTGGAAGAGAAAGTCCGCAGTCTGGAAAAG AAATCGAAGGAGCTGCCGGCCATCAACGGTGAGCGGACGCAGCAGGTTGTGACCATGTCCAGGGAGCGGTCGATTGACAACAAGTTGCAACCTCAagtccaccaccaacaacagcagcagcaacaacaagcgaAACAGACGACAAATGCGTTGCGCTGGCGTGAAAAGGAAGTTGAAATGCAAAATCGCTTGACGGAACGGGAAAAGGAGATTGGCCGTCTCAAGGAGAAGCTCAGGGACCTGACCAAGAAACTACAACAGGAGCAACAACATTACAACAGCAAG GAGTCGCTGCAAACGCAACAAAACGGGGTGGAATGGACCATCTTGTCTCAGGGTTCCAGGGAACTGGAAGGACTTTTGAAACTCGTCTCTAAAGAGCGACTCCAGCTGGAACGCAATTTCGTCCTGGCCACTCAG GGATTGCAGCGAAGTGCCGAGCTTGACGTGACCCGCTACTCGGCCTTGGAGGCGACCAACGTCCAGCTCCGGCGGCAGGTGGAACAGCTGGAACTCTTGTGCAAGGAACAGGCCGAAGCGGCCCAGCAGCTCAGCAAAAGGCAACAG GATCGAGAAGTGCTGGCCGAGCGACTTAAAGCCAAAACAGAGTACAGTCAAGACTTG GAGAATCAGCTGAGCAAAGTTATCGACAAGAACGCCGAATTGACCATTGAGAATTGTGACCTGAAGAAACAAGCCCAGGAGCTGCACCag TTTGAAACGGAATGCCAGACGCTTCGTAGCTCGTTGAACACGGTGGAAAGCCAGTGCCAGGCGGCCCAGAGCGAAGTTGCCCAGCTCAAGGAGAAGATGGCCGGCCTGGATCATGTCCTCAGG CAAATGAGAGAAGCGgccgagaagaaaaaggaattggaaaaacaacaTGGAGAGTCGGTCAATGAGTTGCGGACGGCCCAGGCCCAGCTGGGATTGCTGGCCAGCAACAAGAACACGGAAGTGGAGCGGGCACAACATTCTCAGAACATCGAGTCGCTTCAG TCGAGGATTCGCGAGctggaaaggaaaatggaATTGCAGAACGTGAGACACGATGAATTGTTGCTGGAACTGGCGGCCTTGAGACGgaaccagcaccaccaccacagcaacagcagcggagCTGGAAGCAGCCACCACGGCAGCAGTCAGTCACTAGGAGCCACATTCGATTTAGATTCAAGGGGATCCAGCCCAG ATTCACTGAGGTATTTAGCCAATGGTGCTGGATCGGTGACACGGACAACCCCTCTGGGACAGAGTGCCTCCAATTTAGACGCTCTCCTCGAAATGGACTTGGCCGTCTCga ATTACAACCTGGGCAAGAGCCTTTCGCAGCCGGTGGTTTCGACGTCTTCCATGTCGAAACTGACGGGCATCAACAGTGGCGGatcgtccagcagcagtagccaTCACCACAGCGACATCGAGCGGATCATGGCCAAAATCGAGCAGGATAACCGAGTGCTGGCCGAGCTGGAAAAATCGCGCGCCACAATCA CAGTGTCTCAGGAGAAGGGCAAAACGGTGACGTTTGCCAGCGATGACATGGTCCTGCACTACGGCGGCCAGAACCGGCACAGGCGCAAATCGACGCCGGCCAGCCTCAACCGGACGCCTTtactccaccaccaccaccaacagcaacaccaaatgatccaacaacaaccccaataTCATCAGCCTTCTGCAACTGCACTTCtactgcaacaacaacaacatcatcatttACGCTTTTCTCCGCCCGTCTCTGCCCATCTCAGGCATTGGCTAGCGCCGGGCATTGAAACGAGTAAGAAGA gttcTGGATATTCCAGTCACAACGGGGCGAGCGGATCGGCCGGCCAGTCGATGAGTCCGTCTCTGTACGGCAGCACAAGTTCGTCGGTGGGTTTGACGTCGACATTGACCAATACGTCGTCCATGTTTTTCCCGGCCAGCGGAAGCGGCAGCAACACGACGGCCGTCTCGACGGCGGCCGCCGATTTGGCCCACACGCTGAGCTTAGGCgttgcccagcagcagcaacatcacAATTCATCGCTGGTCTCTGGTGGACTGAGATCGACGCTGACGGCGCCCGGCAGCGGTGGCGGTGGCAGCATGGCCTCGATGTTGCATCCGCCTTTGTCGCCGCTGAGTCTGCCGGCCCTGCCGCTGGACGCTCATTCGGCCCACTCGCTCCTGCACACGGTGCCGCTGCATTCGTTCCGCCATCCGGAGCCCGAGAGCAGCGCCGACATGCTGGAAATACCGGGCAAGGGCCGCTGCTACGTCTACCTGGCCAAGTACACGTACGATCCGTTCAGCCAGTCGCCCAACGACAATCCGGAAGCGGAAGTCTCGCTGGCCGCCGGCGATTACGTCCTCGTCTGGGGTACAATGGATGAG GACGGATTTTACGAGGGAGAATTGCTGGACGGACGCAAAGGTTTGGTCCCTTCGAATTTCATCCAGCGGCTGCAGGGTGAGGATTTGGTGGAATTCCACCGGGCGGCCGTTCTGGGCCTGCAGATTTGCGGTGACGACAGCAGCACGACGAGTTTACCTCGTGACCTGCTGGGCGTCAGTCCAAATCACTTGGCCAgcgtcggcggcggcggagtcggcaacagcagcagagccgGCCATCCGTCTCATCCGTCGATTCATCAACTTCCATCGCATccgcagcaccagcagcaacaccagcaactgcaacaacaacaacaccagctacaacaacaacagcaacaacaacaaggtcTGCCACACCAACAGCCGATTGCGGCCAACGAGCCCATCGATCAAG CGCATATGCCAGCGGCTGGAAGCAGTCAGGTGGCCTTTCATAGTCCGGCCAGTCGCAGTAGGGGCATCAATCAGT ATGACGCTGCCCGTCAGGCTCTCGACTGGGGTCTGATGGAGTTGCAGGAATTCCTGGAAGACGAGGAGCTGGCCCTAGGAGTCAAAGGAGAAGGACCAG ACTGGCTCTTCCTTTCGCTGCTAGTCCCACCACCGCGTCAGCTGACGCTGGAACGCCAATTGAACAAGTCGATCCTCATCGGCTGGAATCATCCGGAAGGAGCTCCGCCGGAATCGGGACAGATTGCCTCCTATCATGTCTACGTCGACGGAATACTCCGCACCACCATCCGGGCCGGCGACCGATGCCGGGCCCTCATCGAAGGCGTCGATTCCAGcaaa CCGCACCGGATTAGCGTTCGCTCTGTGACGCTGAGACGCCGGGCCTCGCTGGACGCTGCCTGCACGATGGTGATTGGCAAGGAAGTTCCGTCTGCTCCGACTTGCGTCCGTGTGAGTCACGTGACGGCCACATCGGCCCTGATTTCCTGGCTGCCGGCCAACTCGAATTACCAGCACGTCGTCTGCGTCAATCACGTGGAGGTGCGGACGGTCAAGCCGGGCATATTCCGGCACACCATTTCCGGCCTCTCGCCCAACACCATCTACCGGGTGACGGTCAAGGCCAAGAACATCCGCTCGCCGCACTTCAACACGATGGACGAGACGACGGCCAAGTACGCCGAAAAGTATTGCACCCACGTCGAGTTCCGCACGTTGCCCAAGGGCGTGCCCGACCCGCCCGTCGACGTCCAGGTCGAGCTGGGCCCCCAGGACGGCACTTTGCTCGTCACCTGGCTGCCCGTCACCATCAACAGCCAGTCGGGCAAGTCGAACGGCGTCCCCGTCACGGGCTACGCCGTCTACGCCGATGGACGCAAGGTGACGGAAGTGGACAGCCCAACGGGCGACCACGCCTTACTGGACATTTCCAGCTTCATGGGCCTGCAGGCCAAGCACGTGACGGTGCGGACCAAGGCGAGAGAGAGCCAATCGGGCGACAGCGTGCCCACCCCTGTGCCCATCGACCTCATCAAGAACCGCGGCGGCAATCGG AACGATGACGTTCAATGCCCAGTCAATAACAACGAGATGGTAGTAGACGAGACGGACGTAGTGGAACATAGTTTTGGCCCGTCGGAAGACATAGTAGGCCTGTGGAATCTCAGTTTGCTGGCCAGCATCAAG GACACGTTAGAGTCGGACGAACGGCCGTCTGAACTGTCCGACATTGCCGAAGAGCCGGAAGAGTATCAGGACTGCAGTAGCGATGGC gaaatGATGAACGAAACGAGCCGGGGCAGCAACAACATTGGCCGGCGCAATTTCATGGAACAATCCAACAACGGACGAGGCCAGCAGGGCGGCGGTGGCATGATCCAGCGCAATCAGTACCTCAATCCTTCCATGCCCGGACCCATCCCGTCTATCG AAATCACCAAGGATACGGCCAGCGAGCGATCGGGCGATAGCTATCGCGGCCGTGACGGCCAGCAGGGAATGTACGACCGAAACAAATCTCTGCCGGCCAACCGCAACCCGCAGATGGTGGGCGGCCCCAGGAACGTCCagggacagcagcagcagcagcagggacGGGACAACTATTACGCCTCGACGACGGGCAggaatcagcagcagcagcagaatgACGGCTATTACGATCAGCCGGGCAACAGACGCGGACCAGTGGCCCGCGGTGGCAACGGCCGCCAGCCGCCCATGCAGCAGCAGACTAGGATCTTTGTCGCCCTGTTCGACTACGATCCGCCCACCATGTCGCCCAACCCCGACGCCTGCGACGAAGAATTGCCATTCCGCGAGGGCCAGCTCATCAaa gtTCGAGGCGATAAAGACGCTGATGGATTCTATTGGGGCGAAGTAGCCGGCCGTTCGGGTTACGTACCTTGCAACATGGTTTCTGAAGTCCAGGTGGACGACGAGCGGGTCGCCCAGGAGCTCCTCAAA GAGTCTGGAGCAGACGGGCCGAGTCATTCCCGGACCCGGCGCAATTTGCGAGCTCAGGGCCAGCCGGGCCACGGTCGTGACCGCTGGGGTGACATTTACGCCAACATGCCGGTCAAGCGGATGATCGCCCTGTACGACTACGACCCGCAGGAATTGTCGCCCAACGTGGACGCTGAAGTGGAACTGTCCTTCCAGACGGGCGACATCATCTACGTTTACGGCGACATGGACGACGACGGGTTTTACCTGGGCGAGTTGCGCGGCCAGCGCGGGCTGGTCCCTTCCAATTTCCTGACGGAAGCGCCGCCGGATTACGACCCGTCTCAACCGCGTCACAAGCGaggcggccagcagcagcaacagcagtcgGCCAACATGAACGACAAGTCTGGCGGAGGCGGACAGATGATGCAGGATCGCGGACGGGATTCCAGTTATTACGGCgg AAATCGCAGCCGGGAACGGATGGATCACGATCGAATGGATCCCCGGGATGGACGGGGCATGTCCGGCGCCGAAGGTCCCCCACCTCCTCCACGTACGACCAATCACCGGCCGTCCGACAATTCCCGCGATCGTCGCAGCG ACGTCTACTCGCCTGATCGTCACGAG GGGAGGTCCATGGCGGCGGTCGGGAGAGATGGTAACAACCCGATCAATAACCAACGCTTCTACGCAGAAGACTCTTTCTCCGACGTCGACGATAGATTTAAAG ACCGGATTCGATGGATTACGCCTACAACAACGGAATGGCAGATCCcatgcaacaacaactacaggGCATGA